The Microbulbifer sp. YPW1 genome contains the following window.
AGCTCACCCTGCACCCCTTCCACTCCGGCAAGTGGTACATCGATATTTTCCTGATCCCGTTCAACTTCCTGCTGGAAGCGGTGTCCCTGATTGCCAAGCCGGTCTCCCTGGGCCTGCGTTTGTTCGGCAACCTCTACGCCGGTGAAATGATCTTTATCCTGATCGCCATCGTGTTTGGTGTAGGTGTTCTCGGCTTTATCGGTGCCGGCCTGCTGCAGATGGGCTGGGCCATTTTCCACATCCTGGTGATTACCCTGCAGGCCTTCGTATTCATGGTGCTGACCACTGTGTACATGGCGATGGCGCACGACCGGGAAGAAGAGCACGCGCACGACCAGTAATGGTCGTGCCGGATGTAACGGTTTTGTCGGTTTACTGACTTTTTTCACTCACTTTTAACTTCAACAACTCTTTAACTTTACTTTGGAGAAAACAATGGAAGCATTAGGTCTGGTATACGTAGCTGCTGCACTGCTGATCGGTCTGGGCGCACTGGGTACTGCTATCGGTTTCGGCACCCTGGGTGGCAAACTGCTGGAAGGCTCTGCTCGTCAGCCGGAACAGGCCCCCGCTCTGCAGGGCAAAATGTTCCTGATGGCTGGTCTGCTCGACGCCGTACCGATGATCGGTGTTGGTATCGCTATGTACCTGATTTTCGCGGTTGCTCCTGGTCTGGCTGGTTAATTCCATCGTTCCAATTGCCCTTTAACCCATTTTTGAAAGAGCAAGAGGTGTCGGTGTGAATATCAACCTGACTCTGATCGGCCAGTCGATCACCTTTCTCGCCTTCGTATGGTTCTGCTGGAAGTTTGTCTGGCCGGCCCTGCTGGGTGTTATGCAAGAGCGTGAGCAAAAGATTGCTACCGGTCTGCAAGAAGCCGAGCGCGCGGAGAAAGATCTCGAACTGGCTCAGCGCAAAGCTGCCGAGCAACTGAAAGAAGCCAAGGCCCAGGCTGCAGAAATCATCGATGGCGCTAACAAGCGCGCCAATCAGATCGTTGATGAAGCCAAAGAAGCCGCGCGCAGCGAAGGCGATCGCCTGAAAGCTGCCGCCCAGGCGGAAATCGAGCAGGAAGTGAACCGTGCGAAAGAACAGCTTCGTTCGCGTGTCGCTAGCCTGTCTGTTGCCGGCGCCGAGAAAATTCTCTCGGTCAACATCGATGCCAAGGCACACGATGACCTGATCGAGAAACTGGCAGCCGAGCTGTAAGCGAGGAACCCATGGCGGAACTCAGCACTCTGGCCCGGCCCTACGCGAAAGCGGCCTTTGCCCACGCACAGCAAGCCTCCAACCTTTCCGGTTGGAGCGTTGCGTTGGCAACCGCAGCGGCGGTCAGCCAGAACGAAAAAGTTGGCGAGCTGTTGGATAACCCACAGCTGACCAGTGAAGTGCGCGCGGAAAAATTCCTGTCTGTTTGTGGCGACTTCGATGCGTCCCTGCAGAACTTCATCAAGCTGCTGGCGGAAAACCACCGCCTGCCGCTGCTGCCGGAAATTTCCGAACTGTTCGAAGACCTGAAGGCCCAGGCAGAAGCCACTCTCGAAGTGGAAGTTATTTCTGCCCGCCCGCTCAGCGACGAACAGTCCCAGCGCCTCACCCAGGCTCTCAGCAAGAAGTTTTCCCGCGAGGTGCACCTGCACAACGCGGTGGATGAAAACCTGCTGGGCGGCGCAATCATTCGCGCTGGTGACACGGTGATCGACGGTACCGTGCGCGGTCGACTGGCCAAACTCGCCGAGGCGATGAACTCCTAAATTATCGTCCCCTCTACCGTACGCGGTGGAGGGGAATTCGAGGAACAGAGCATGCAGCAACTGAATCCCTCTGAGATCAGTGAAATTATCAAGAGCCGCATCGACAATCTCGATGTGAGCACCGAGGCCCAGAACGAGGGCACCATTGTTTCCGTATCCGACGGTATCATCCGCATCCACGGCCTGGCCGACGTGATGTACGGTGAAATGATCGAGTTCGAGGGCGGCGTCACCGGTATGGCGCTGAACCTGGAGCGTGATTCCGTTGGTGCCATCGTACTGGGTGACTACAAGTCCCTGGCGGAAGGCCAGAAGTGCCGTTGCACCGGCCGCATCCTGGAGGCACCGGTTGGTCCGGAGCTGCTGGGTCGCGTGGTTGACGCACTGGGTAATCCGATCGACGGTAAAGGTCCGCTGAACAACAAGCTGACCGACGCGGTTGAGAAAGTAGCCCCCGGCGTAATTGCCCGTCAGTCCGTAGATCAGCCGGTACAGACCGGTCTGAAAGCGGTAGACACCATGATCCCGATCGGTCGTGGCCAGCGTGAGCTGATCATCGGCGACCGTCAGATCGGTAAAACTGCGGTTGCGATCGATGCGATCATCAACCAGAAAGGCACCGGCATTAAGTGTATCTACGTTGCCGTAGGCCAGAAGCAGTCTTCTATTGCCAACGTTGTGCGCAAGCTGGAAGAGCACGGCGCTATGGATCACACCATCGTGGTTGCCGCCGGCGCTGCCGACCCGGCTGCGATGCAGTTCCTGGCACCGTACGTAGGCTGCACCATGGGTGAGTACTTCCGCGACCGCGGTGAAGACGCCCTGATCATTTACGATGACCTGACCAAGCAGGCCTGGGCCTACCGTCAGATCTCCCTGCTGCTGAAGCGTCCTCCGGGCCGTGAAGCATACCCGGGTGACGTTTTCTACTTGCACTCCCGTCTGCTGGAGCGCGCCGCGCGTGTAAACGCCGAGTACGTAGAAAAGTTCACCAACGGTGAAGTGAAAGGCAAGACCGGCTCCCTGACCGCACTGCCGATCATCGAAACCCAGGCGGGTGACGTTTCCGCATTCGTACCGACCAACGTAATCTCCATTACCGATGGTCAGATCTTCCTGGAAACCGACCTGTTCAACTCCGGTGTACGTCCGGCAATCAACCCGGGTATCTCCGTATCCCGTGTTGGTGGTTCTGCCCAGACCAAGATCATCAAGAAGCTGTCCGGTGGTATCCGTACCGCGCTGGCTCAGTACCGCGAACTCGCGGCCTTCTCCCAGTTCGCTTCCGACCTGGACGAGGCTACCAAGGCCCAGCTGGACCACGGTGAGCGCGTTACCGAGCTGATGAAGCAGAAGCAGTACTCTCCGCTGTCTATCGCGGACATGGCTGTTTCCGTTTATGCCGCGGACAAGGGTTACCTGAACGACGTAGAAGTTAACAAGGTGCTGGACTTCGAATCCGCCCTGCTCGCTTACATGAACAGCGAACACGCAGAGCTGATGCAGCAAGTAAACAGCACCGGTAACTACAACGACGAAATCGACAGCGCCTTTAAGGCCGCGATCGAGAAATTCGTCGCTACTGGTAGCTGGTAAGTACCCGTGCGTAGAAGCCGGCCCGCAAGCCGGCTTCTACTGGTTAACTTCCGGCAAAAAGGTAACTGACTATGGCAGGCGGAAAAGAAGTACGCACAAAAATTGCCAGCATCAAGAGCACGCAAAAGATCACCTCGGCCATGGAAATGGTTGCGGCGAGCAAGATGCGCAAGGCTCAGGATCGCATGGCACTGGGGCGCCCTTACGCAAGCCGCATTCGCGCGGTGATTGGCCACGTGGCCAACGCCAACGCGGAATACCAGCACATCTACCTGCAGGAGCGCGAAGTTAAGCGCGTGGGGTACATCCTGGTATCCACCGACCGCGGTCTCTGTGGCGGCCTGAACATCAACGTGTTCAAGGCGGCTATCCGCGATATGCAGTCCTGGGATCAACAGGGCGTGGGCGTGGACATCTGCGCAGTTGGCAACAAAGCGGCCAGCTTCTTCAACAACATCGGCGGTAACGTCGTAGCAGCGGTGCGCGACC
Protein-coding sequences here:
- the atpE gene encoding F0F1 ATP synthase subunit C, producing MEALGLVYVAAALLIGLGALGTAIGFGTLGGKLLEGSARQPEQAPALQGKMFLMAGLLDAVPMIGVGIAMYLIFAVAPGLAG
- a CDS encoding F0F1 ATP synthase subunit B, which gives rise to MNINLTLIGQSITFLAFVWFCWKFVWPALLGVMQEREQKIATGLQEAERAEKDLELAQRKAAEQLKEAKAQAAEIIDGANKRANQIVDEAKEAARSEGDRLKAAAQAEIEQEVNRAKEQLRSRVASLSVAGAEKILSVNIDAKAHDDLIEKLAAEL
- a CDS encoding F0F1 ATP synthase subunit delta, which produces MAELSTLARPYAKAAFAHAQQASNLSGWSVALATAAAVSQNEKVGELLDNPQLTSEVRAEKFLSVCGDFDASLQNFIKLLAENHRLPLLPEISELFEDLKAQAEATLEVEVISARPLSDEQSQRLTQALSKKFSREVHLHNAVDENLLGGAIIRAGDTVIDGTVRGRLAKLAEAMNS
- the atpA gene encoding F0F1 ATP synthase subunit alpha, which translates into the protein MQQLNPSEISEIIKSRIDNLDVSTEAQNEGTIVSVSDGIIRIHGLADVMYGEMIEFEGGVTGMALNLERDSVGAIVLGDYKSLAEGQKCRCTGRILEAPVGPELLGRVVDALGNPIDGKGPLNNKLTDAVEKVAPGVIARQSVDQPVQTGLKAVDTMIPIGRGQRELIIGDRQIGKTAVAIDAIINQKGTGIKCIYVAVGQKQSSIANVVRKLEEHGAMDHTIVVAAGAADPAAMQFLAPYVGCTMGEYFRDRGEDALIIYDDLTKQAWAYRQISLLLKRPPGREAYPGDVFYLHSRLLERAARVNAEYVEKFTNGEVKGKTGSLTALPIIETQAGDVSAFVPTNVISITDGQIFLETDLFNSGVRPAINPGISVSRVGGSAQTKIIKKLSGGIRTALAQYRELAAFSQFASDLDEATKAQLDHGERVTELMKQKQYSPLSIADMAVSVYAADKGYLNDVEVNKVLDFESALLAYMNSEHAELMQQVNSTGNYNDEIDSAFKAAIEKFVATGSW